One genomic window of Campylobacter curvus includes the following:
- the cas7i gene encoding type I-B CRISPR-associated protein Cas7/Cst2/DevR codes for MSDIQNYFIHGLVLIDVDGVRLNNLGIDNSATNENKTLTKTIRKGREIYPFVSGQAWRYWWREACFIQGWQLSPITNVKGQQYITKADPFMYADDDLFGYMSAQKEEIAEEDGEESSKKSKKPKTKDITLTRTSPLKNSILVAVNTTKPLDEFCSMTRQDDTPALYSREIYSTTLKGMFSLDLDQAGTFVSMNRSGYQNISKESFKEQLSNNARVIKDKKYEGVEKIRLDNKTRAKRISELISALKILDGGAGRTTNYASVRPDFIILCVLKGGSNPFGGILFDDKGKIESLGEILQDIAKDYQDYILSDIYIGKDASFMKNVDLDLKELSNLSGKIKFHIGNVGETIDKFVSENIEKIINQME; via the coding sequence ATGAGTGATATTCAAAACTATTTTATACATGGGCTGGTTTTGATAGATGTCGATGGCGTTAGACTAAATAATCTTGGCATAGATAATAGCGCCACCAACGAGAATAAAACTTTGACAAAGACTATAAGAAAAGGTAGGGAAATTTATCCTTTTGTTTCCGGTCAGGCTTGGAGATATTGGTGGAGAGAGGCTTGCTTTATACAAGGCTGGCAGTTAAGTCCTATCACAAATGTAAAAGGACAGCAGTATATAACAAAAGCCGATCCTTTCATGTATGCAGATGATGATTTATTCGGCTATATGAGTGCTCAAAAAGAAGAAATCGCAGAAGAAGATGGCGAAGAGTCCTCAAAAAAGAGTAAAAAACCAAAGACGAAAGATATAACGCTTACCAGGACAAGTCCGCTTAAAAATTCTATCCTGGTTGCCGTGAATACAACCAAACCGCTTGATGAATTTTGCTCTATGACCAGGCAGGACGATACACCTGCACTTTATAGTAGAGAAATTTATTCTACTACATTAAAAGGCATGTTTTCGTTAGACTTAGATCAGGCGGGAACTTTTGTATCTATGAATCGCTCCGGCTATCAAAATATATCAAAAGAGAGTTTTAAAGAGCAATTAAGTAACAATGCTAGAGTTATAAAGGATAAAAAATACGAAGGTGTTGAAAAAATCAGGCTTGACAATAAAACAAGAGCCAAGAGGATAAGCGAGCTCATATCTGCGCTTAAAATTTTAGATGGAGGTGCCGGTAGAACGACAAACTATGCAAGCGTAAGACCTGATTTTATAATACTTTGTGTATTAAAAGGCGGTAGCAATCCTTTTGGCGGTATTTTATTTGACGATAAGGGTAAAATAGAGTCTTTGGGAGAAATTTTACAAGACATCGCAAAAGACTATCAAGATTATATTTTAAGTGATATATACATAGGCAAGGATGCTTCATTTATGAAAAATGTAGATTTGGACTTAAAGGAGCTTTCAAATTTATCCGGAAAAATTAAATTTCATATCGGAAATGTAGGAGAAACAATAGATAAATTTGTATCTGAAAATATAGAAAAAATCATAAATCAAATGGAATAA
- the cas5 gene encoding CRISPR-associated protein Cas5 produces MRLFRVLLSSISASFRYPNMMINNQLSIKSMPYSTLQGLIAAAYGSYDFKDLSFSYIFRYEAIFKDIETIYKFKNENGKITANKPTNLSKTREFYYQGDIYPSSDAFKREQLFNCYLTLYLDDEEVAKSFLSPVYQLVFGRSSDLARVVSVDEITAVKIDEMNYCGTVIPLDFKISGELYAMAKSFDYLSLPRKPIDMDIFTILDGLGKFKIHPKNKFDMYSLQNWDFKKPNVVVKQPALIDEELQTPILMRKFC; encoded by the coding sequence ATGAGACTTTTTAGGGTTTTGTTATCATCTATCAGTGCTAGTTTTAGATATCCTAATATGATGATAAATAACCAATTAAGCATAAAATCAATGCCTTATAGCACCCTGCAAGGTCTTATAGCGGCGGCGTATGGCTCTTATGATTTTAAGGATTTATCATTTTCTTATATTTTTAGGTATGAGGCTATATTTAAAGATATCGAAACTATCTATAAATTTAAAAATGAAAATGGAAAAATAACCGCAAACAAGCCTACAAATTTATCAAAAACCAGAGAATTTTATTATCAAGGCGATATCTATCCTAGTAGTGATGCTTTTAAAAGAGAACAGCTTTTTAATTGCTATTTGACGCTTTATCTAGACGATGAAGAAGTGGCAAAAAGCTTTTTATCACCCGTGTATCAGCTGGTTTTTGGTAGAAGCAGCGATTTGGCTCGGGTCGTATCTGTTGATGAGATAACGGCAGTAAAAATAGACGAGATGAATTACTGCGGCACGGTAATTCCTTTGGATTTTAAAATTTCGGGCGAGCTTTATGCGATGGCTAAAAGTTTTGATTATTTATCGCTTCCACGAAAGCCTATTGATATGGATATTTTTACCATACTTGACGGACTTGGTAAATTTAAAATACATCCAAAAAATAAATTTGATATGTATTCTTTACAAAATTGGGACTTTAAAAAACCAAATGTCGTAGTAAAACAACCTGCCCTTATCGATGAAGAGTTACAAACGCCTATTTTAATGAGGAAATTTTGCTAG
- a CDS encoding Dna2/Cas4 domain-containing protein, which yields MFKEDQITGTLVNYFMTCKREAWLYAHHIHADQDDENVLMGKALADIKEKDLQDFAFSNLKFDKLSKQRGHYCITEYKKSLKNEFAGRMQLLFYIYILKTGLNLKEVKGRLISGKKVIAVDDSEENFNVLEAILREITALVNLAKPPKFTPQKICKNCAYNGYCA from the coding sequence ATGTTCAAAGAAGACCAAATCACCGGCACGCTCGTAAATTATTTCATGACCTGTAAGCGCGAAGCATGGCTATACGCTCATCATATCCACGCCGATCAGGACGATGAAAACGTGCTCATGGGCAAGGCGCTCGCCGATATAAAAGAAAAAGACTTGCAAGACTTCGCATTCTCAAATTTAAAATTTGACAAGCTATCAAAACAGCGCGGGCATTACTGCATAACTGAATATAAAAAGAGTCTAAAAAACGAGTTTGCGGGTAGGATGCAGCTACTTTTTTACATCTATATTTTAAAAACCGGGTTAAATTTAAAAGAGGTCAAAGGTAGGCTTATTAGCGGCAAAAAGGTGATCGCCGTGGATGATAGCGAGGAGAATTTTAACGTGCTTGAAGCGATTTTGCGCGAGATCACGGCTTTGGTAAATTTAGCCAAACCGCCTAAATTTACGCCTCAAAAGATCTGCAAAAACTGCGCTTACAACGGATACTGCGCGTAA
- the cas1 gene encoding CRISPR-associated endonuclease Cas1, with product MQKSDRTHFILNGGRLRRQDNNIYFDKFDETGGVRASKILPINAIDEIYILAHVELDTYTLAFLADNNILLHVFSPFQSFRGNFYPSTSNSVNKSGFVLLSQLRAFDDPVKRVYIAREITRAHMLNDAANCKKHGVKFDPAPHIAALDAAADVGQIMAAEGAFQKLYYEKWNEIITDQRSFKFTVRSKRPPADKINSFISYINMRIYNVCLSEIYKTELDPRIGFLHEPNYRALSLHLDLAEIFKPILGDTLIFAMLNKKEITAKDFQTDAGRIKFSNDAIQKIEMKMISRLSETIALNGQNLTWRQVIRREANQLKKCICEDMPYVGFVWR from the coding sequence ATGCAAAAAAGCGACAGGACGCATTTTATATTAAACGGCGGGCGGCTTAGGCGGCAGGATAACAACATCTATTTTGATAAATTTGACGAGACGGGCGGCGTGAGGGCGAGTAAAATTTTACCGATCAACGCCATAGATGAAATTTACATCCTCGCCCACGTCGAGCTTGATACCTACACGCTCGCGTTTTTGGCGGATAACAACATACTTTTGCACGTTTTTAGCCCGTTTCAGAGCTTTCGGGGGAATTTTTACCCGAGCACTTCAAACTCGGTCAATAAAAGCGGCTTCGTGCTGCTATCTCAACTGCGGGCGTTTGACGACCCCGTAAAGCGCGTCTATATCGCTCGCGAGATTACCCGCGCGCACATGCTAAACGACGCGGCAAACTGCAAAAAGCACGGCGTGAAATTTGACCCTGCGCCACACATCGCAGCACTTGACGCTGCCGCAGACGTAGGACAGATAATGGCGGCGGAAGGGGCTTTTCAAAAGCTTTATTATGAAAAATGGAACGAAATCATCACCGATCAGCGAAGCTTTAAATTTACCGTCCGCTCCAAGCGCCCGCCCGCCGATAAGATAAATAGCTTCATCAGCTACATAAATATGCGCATCTACAATGTCTGCCTGAGCGAAATCTACAAGACCGAACTCGATCCGCGCATCGGCTTTTTGCACGAGCCAAACTACCGCGCGCTTAGCCTGCACCTCGATCTAGCCGAGATCTTTAAGCCGATTTTGGGCGATACGCTGATATTTGCGATGCTAAATAAAAAGGAGATCACGGCAAAGGACTTTCAAACGGACGCCGGACGGATAAAATTTAGCAATGACGCCATCCAAAAGATCGAGATGAAGATGATCTCGCGCCTAAGCGAAACGATCGCGCTAAACGGGCAAAACCTCACGTGGCGGCAGGTCATCAGACGCGAGGCGAATCAGCTCAAAAAATGTATCTGTGAGGATATGCCTTATGTGGGGTTTGTGTGGCGATGA
- the cas2 gene encoding CRISPR-associated endonuclease Cas2, producing MYAILFYDIAGAEQKEKNNANRIRKAVEKFLPRVQFSVFEGEIRASDFKKLTNLLQKECVQELDSIVIYTFNSLKYSERIVIGQDKNGALFS from the coding sequence ATGTATGCGATTTTATTTTACGACATCGCCGGCGCAGAGCAAAAAGAGAAAAACAACGCAAATCGTATCAGAAAAGCCGTGGAAAAATTTCTGCCGCGCGTGCAGTTTTCCGTTTTTGAGGGCGAGATCAGGGCGAGCGACTTTAAAAAGCTTACAAATTTACTGCAAAAAGAGTGCGTCCAGGAGCTTGACTCCATCGTCATTTACACGTTTAACTCGCTAAAATATTCCGAGCGCATCGTCATCGGACAGGACAAAAACGGCGCGCTGTTTAGTTAG
- a CDS encoding CRISPR-associated endoribonuclease Cas6, with the protein MLTINAKLPTRNLRVSKALPQLIQGFIYRYLPAEEHAGYRHEKTGKIFKRMNFDFYLSGADLRVRFTSYEPEFEKAVALGALKDGLNLGELCFLDTTVAVSEHRTNSDDVVLQGCVACAVQGLLGHKIYLQAQDSRHLEMMKSNALQRFETLTGREYGGEFELNLKWQNLQKPFYFYYGNNQTPVIAWQAKWHMQARPELINLILDAGVGSGCMNYGVGFLEVVE; encoded by the coding sequence ATGCTAACGATAAACGCAAAGCTGCCAACGCGAAATTTACGCGTCTCAAAGGCGCTACCCCAGCTCATACAAGGCTTCATATATCGCTATTTGCCAGCCGAGGAGCACGCAGGATACAGACACGAAAAAACGGGCAAAATTTTTAAGCGGATGAATTTTGATTTTTATTTGAGCGGGGCGGATCTGCGCGTTAGATTTACGTCTTACGAGCCTGAATTTGAAAAAGCGGTCGCACTTGGAGCGCTAAAAGACGGGTTAAATTTGGGCGAACTGTGCTTCTTGGATACTACGGTGGCGGTGAGCGAGCATAGGACGAATAGCGATGATGTGGTGCTGCAAGGCTGCGTGGCGTGCGCGGTGCAGGGGCTTTTAGGGCATAAAATTTATTTGCAGGCGCAGGATAGCAGGCATCTTGAAATGATGAAGTCTAACGCCTTGCAGCGCTTCGAGACGCTGACCGGGCGCGAATACGGCGGCGAATTCGAGCTAAATTTAAAGTGGCAAAATTTACAAAAGCCTTTTTATTTTTACTACGGCAATAACCAAACGCCCGTAATTGCTTGGCAGGCAAAATGGCACATGCAGGCTCGGCCCGAGCTAATAAATCTAATCCTGGACGCAGGCGTGGGAAGCGGATGTATGAACTACGGGGTTGGGTTTTTGGAGGTGGTGGAGTGA
- a CDS encoding CRISPR-associated helicase/endonuclease Cas3 → MLAKTDGQSLQEHNGALLRYFESYKDALVMLPTLCGLNNFWELLKIAIIFHDLGKSAKDFQNLMKNLIKSYNFRHEWLSGSILLDLDMPKDEKELVLNAILSHHKNFKELKDRYKKCQSTKEMIEDGDEIDLKENRIFEKEIDTLDFAWIKLYLENFKIYIKNFTKTDPLAFAKPLPKILQKWTTTSKDSIGEKEKWQNIFLSASLSICDHNASANLDRILILKESNFEFLNTILKPFKHQQDSWSSQDNILLIAPTGQGKTESALGWLRNQLKNRQGRAFYLLPFTASINAMVRRVSKNFKDDGLVGLLHAKAKFFIDEFYEKKDGQTFADIADLNKKVYKPLKVATPYQILKWAFGVKGFEKGLTELAGSYLIIDEIHVYNDELYQNMLFFLEWLIKKLCVKIFIMSATLPTFIQKQLESELKVKIIKPQIELLQNLKRHRISLIESKMEDKILEYINGKNLKILIVCNTVSKAQEIYNLLGCYDSKIMLHSRFNAADRVRIEDEILTKQPKILIGTQAIEVSLNIDYDVIFSEIAPLDSLLQRFGRVYRGRRIKPDQEPNCFIFTDIDPIFKKIYTRPNVLENTLNELRKHNEEQIDEEKVQTMLDNVYEPIKIDENEKIIFFKMLDGLYPYNVYEDNEEQFDSQFDGVEVLPCELESKFDEYISKGRFLEAEKLLVPISKTKFHQYKKYGYISSKLKKGYVKMVCLKYDNELGLLEAGTCFD, encoded by the coding sequence TTGCTAGCTAAAACGGATGGTCAAAGCTTACAAGAACATAACGGTGCACTGCTTAGATATTTTGAAAGCTATAAAGACGCGCTTGTTATGCTTCCAACATTGTGCGGATTAAATAACTTTTGGGAGCTTTTAAAAATTGCTATTATTTTTCATGATTTAGGAAAGAGTGCAAAAGACTTTCAGAATTTGATGAAAAATTTAATAAAATCATATAATTTTAGGCACGAGTGGTTAAGCGGAAGTATTTTGCTTGATCTTGATATGCCAAAAGATGAAAAAGAGCTAGTGCTAAACGCTATTTTGTCTCATCATAAAAATTTTAAAGAGTTAAAAGATCGATACAAAAAGTGCCAAAGCACAAAAGAGATGATCGAAGACGGTGATGAGATCGATTTAAAAGAAAACAGAATTTTTGAGAAAGAGATAGATACGCTTGATTTTGCTTGGATAAAATTGTATTTGGAAAATTTCAAAATTTATATTAAAAATTTTACCAAAACCGATCCGCTAGCATTCGCAAAACCGCTGCCTAAAATTTTACAAAAATGGACTACGACGTCAAAGGATAGTATCGGTGAAAAAGAAAAATGGCAAAATATATTTTTGTCGGCGTCTTTGTCCATATGCGATCATAACGCCTCGGCAAATTTGGATAGAATTTTGATATTAAAAGAGTCAAATTTCGAGTTTTTAAATACTATTTTAAAGCCGTTTAAACACCAGCAAGACTCTTGGTCTTCACAAGATAATATTTTGCTCATAGCACCGACAGGACAAGGTAAAACCGAGTCTGCTCTTGGCTGGCTAAGAAATCAGCTAAAAAATAGGCAAGGCAGAGCGTTTTATCTGCTGCCTTTTACAGCTTCAATAAATGCGATGGTAAGGCGAGTATCGAAGAATTTTAAAGATGATGGATTAGTGGGGCTTTTACACGCAAAGGCAAAGTTTTTTATAGACGAATTTTACGAGAAAAAAGACGGACAAACATTTGCGGATATAGCCGATCTAAATAAAAAAGTCTATAAGCCGCTCAAAGTAGCCACTCCATATCAAATTTTAAAATGGGCGTTTGGTGTGAAAGGCTTTGAAAAAGGGCTGACCGAGCTTGCCGGAAGCTATTTGATAATCGATGAAATTCACGTTTATAACGACGAGCTTTATCAAAATATGTTATTTTTCTTAGAGTGGCTAATTAAAAAATTATGTGTAAAGATTTTCATTATGAGCGCAACTTTGCCTACGTTTATACAAAAACAGCTTGAAAGCGAGCTAAAAGTTAAAATCATAAAGCCCCAAATAGAGCTTTTACAAAATTTAAAAAGACATAGAATTTCTCTTATCGAAAGCAAAATGGAAGATAAAATTTTAGAATATATCAATGGTAAAAATTTGAAAATTCTGATCGTTTGCAACACCGTTTCAAAAGCGCAAGAAATTTATAATCTATTGGGATGTTACGATTCGAAAATCATGCTTCACAGTAGGTTTAACGCAGCCGATAGAGTAAGGATAGAAGATGAAATACTTACCAAACAGCCTAAAATTTTAATAGGAACACAAGCTATTGAAGTTAGTCTGAATATTGATTATGACGTTATATTTAGTGAAATTGCACCGCTTGATTCGCTTCTACAAAGATTTGGGCGGGTGTATAGAGGCAGAAGGATAAAGCCTGATCAAGAGCCAAATTGTTTCATTTTTACCGATATTGACCCTATTTTTAAGAAAATTTATACAAGACCAAATGTTTTGGAAAATACGCTAAACGAGCTAAGAAAACACAACGAAGAACAAATCGACGAGGAAAAAGTGCAAACGATGTTGGATAATGTTTATGAACCGATAAAAATCGATGAAAATGAGAAGATAATTTTTTTCAAAATGCTTGATGGGCTGTATCCATATAATGTCTATGAAGACAATGAAGAGCAGTTTGATAGCCAGTTCGATGGTGTAGAAGTGCTTCCTTGCGAACTAGAAAGTAAATTTGACGAATATATTTCCAAAGGACGATTTTTAGAAGCCGAAAAGCTTTTAGTGCCGATTTCTAAAACAAAATTTCACCAATATAAGAAGTATGGTTATATATCATCAAAGTTAAAAAAGGGATATGTTAAAATGGTGTGCTTAAAATATGACAACGAGCTCGGCCTGCTTGAAGCTGGCACCTGTTTTGATTAA